The Panicum virgatum strain AP13 chromosome 6K, P.virgatum_v5, whole genome shotgun sequence nucleotide sequence AGCTATCCATTGATTTCTCagtgtgaaaaaaaaattcagcttGACATGTTTACATCAATTCAGCACCGCACAATATACATGAATTGGCTCGATTGCTTGGCAGCACTTGTGCACTTCTTTTATTGGCAAAACTGACCGTGAGTGGAGAAAGGACACATTACAACATCGTCCTTATGCAGAGATTGCAAGCAGAAGGACGTTCTTACAAACTACCAAAGagctaataattttttttctttcttttcgaATTGATCTTTGCTGTCGTTTCGCCTGCTGTTTAACCAAAAAAAATGCACTGCTTCGTTGGGTTCCAatgttattttctttttcttctttttcatgTGCGATTGTCTGATCTGGCGACATGCGACAGAGACGGCTGGAAGGTCTGTATGTGTCCCGGTAGATTCTCTAGATTCCGGCCGGAAGCTTTCATTTGCAACAGAAACACCAGAACTGGAACAGAATAGAAAGGTACTGAAGATTTTTTCCCCCTCCTTTGGATTCATTCACGCGTTTCCGTCTATTCTGATTATTGGCCATCATGTGCACCgacgagaaaaaaaagaataaatttGGATCTGTACTATTAAAAAATCTCAAAGTTAAATATATACTATCGTCATCTCATTGACATACGAGGCTCACATGGGTCACAGTGGTATATATGTAACTTTTGGATCTTTTAATGGTATAcatatctaatttttttaaaaaaacacctGGAAATGGAAACTCCTGCCCGTGCACGCCATGGCTCCGTGTTCACGGCCACAATTTTTGCATGGCGTGTCGTGTCGACAACGAGAGGCATCTGTGAACACACGCACACCTCACGGGTACGGTGTCACCTGTGAAGCTGCCGGATTAGCCAAGGCACCAGTGACATCTTGTAGAGAGAGACCAGTGCTGTTTGCAGCTGCTGAAAAGCAGGTAAGAAGACGTGtaccaagaaaaaaaatgcttttCCTGAACTTATCAATTGATCTCTAGCATCAGCTCAAATCAAATACATGAATTGGCACATGAACACTTCTTTTATTCAATCAAAACTAAGTAGCTAACCATGAATTGGGGAATGGACATCCCATCGCCATCCTCCTGCAGAGAATGCAATCAATCAAGAGGAGGTCCTGGGACGGAACAGCAGCAGTCGGGAACTAGAAGGCCGGGAACTCGATCCTGCTGCCACAGGGCCGGCCGCGGGGGAGGACGGGGCAGTCGACGAGGctgtcgccggcggcgctgaCGCAGAAGTAGAGCTGGTAGAGCTGGCTGTTGCCGGCCTCGTCGCGGTTGCACTCGACGTAGGGCTCGAAGCCGGTGCCCTCGCGGATGGCGCCCTTGATCTGGGCCAGCGTGTAGTAGCCGCCGTCGGGGTTAACGCCGCCGGCGGTGAGCGCGCCGAGAACGCCGAGCTGGTCGCGGAGGCGGAGCGCCGCCTGGAAGTAGCCGTGCTCGTCGAAGACGTCGGCGGCGCAGGTGCCGTGCTTCTCCCACTCGTGGCCCCAGAAGCGGAGCCCGTCGTTGGTCGGGCACGCCAGCGTCGGCCACTTGGCGCGCAGGCTGCTCAGCAGGTCGCTCACCTGCAATGCACACCCCCGTGTCAGGCTGTCAGCGTGGCAACATCTCCGTGGACGATCGTGCCAACTGCAACGAATATTCGAATAGTACTTGCTTGGGGCATGCAGGAATGTGATTATTCTTTTATTTTGCAGATTATAAAGGCAGCTTTTTTAttaaccaggattactgcaaaTTCAATTTTATAACAGTAAACAAGAAAATCACTGATCCAATTTTTCTTCTTTcacgttggaaagaagacagcGGGATGCATGAAACGCATGCAGAGCAGCAACGGCATGGCAACCGGCCGGGAAGAAGAAcacgaggggcggcggcggcggcgcaccttgGAGGGGTTGAAGGCGGCGTCGGGGTTGCAGTTCTGCGGGTAGGAGCCGTCGTCGCGGTTGGGCCAGAGGCCGTGGATGCCGAAGTCGGCCGCCGGCTTGCCGGACGAGGGGTAGCAGCAGCTCT carries:
- the LOC120712449 gene encoding ribonuclease 1-like, which translates into the protein MAARLPLAILMLALAVAGRAAAQDYDFFYLVLQWPGSYCDTKQSCCYPSSGKPAADFGIHGLWPNRDDGSYPQNCNPDAAFNPSKVSDLLSSLRAKWPTLACPTNDGLRFWGHEWEKHGTCAADVFDEHGYFQAALRLRDQLGVLGALTAGGVNPDGGYYTLAQIKGAIREGTGFEPYVECNRDEAGNSQLYQLYFCVSAAGDSLVDCPVLPRGRPCGSRIEFPAF